In Rhea pennata isolate bPtePen1 chromosome 13, bPtePen1.pri, whole genome shotgun sequence, the DNA window ACAGAGAAGCAAGACAGGCTGGAGGAACGTGGTGCAGTCAGAAGACAGTTAGGCATGAGCACAAGGAATCAGAGAAGACCTGGAATTAGATTAAGGCTAGAACTGGTAGGAAAGCAAGAactaaatggaaatgaaattccttctgataaaataaaactacaagTTGGTTAATTAAAGCCCTAAACAGGAAGAGCTTTTGTGTAACATTCACTATTCAAACCAACATACAGATTTGGCTGAAACAGTTCTATGGGGACCCATTACACAAGAAAGATGTCAAAAGAAAGGCCTGACATTTTACCTCAGCAAATTTATATTCTTGTTCTGCAACATCTCAAGCTAATGATAAGTGCTccatataaatacaaaatagacTTTTCCTTTCTACTTGCTAATGCTCACTCTTCTATAACATATAAAGTTACATAACTGCATGATTAAGAGTGTAACAATTTCTAAGTTCCTAATGGGTAAAACAACCTATCACTGCAGTTGATACCAAAAATTAATGAGTTTGTatgtttacaaaaaaatgagAGCTTGATATCAATTAAACCTTACTGTTTCTTACATTGCAATTCATGAAATGCATAGTTGCAGAATCACAGATAAGCTTGCCTAAAACCTAGCAAGGAGTTGAAATCAAAGCataaaaaagtgtattttaaaaccaGAGTATAAATAGAATTACTATAAAAACGTATTTCAagtatttagtttttaaataaatgtcttCACAGTTTAAAAGGTAGATTGTCTCTGCTGTTACGCATGGCCTAAGATTATTTAGTTTTATCTGACAGTTAAGAGTCTGAAAATAAAGCTGCTATCTTAGAAATACCTGAATTAATTTTGCGTCCAGAAGATGTATAATggtattaacaaaaaaaaattaattcataaaATTCAACTTTGCAAAGGCTGAGTGGGATAAGTATAATGATTATTTCATTAGAAACTATAGCTGAACTTACCATGTTTATTCAACTTGGTCCCAACCTCTGGAAGACTACAATAAACAACATCTCCTAATgcttccttaaaagaaaaacaaataaattaaagcaTACATTAAAGAAACTGTATGTAAGAGATATTTGATATAGTAACTCCAGAACTAATGGAGTATTCAAgttttctcccccctctcttGCCACCTGTCTCCCACTTCAGTTCTCATTCTTTTTAAGGATTACACGTTCATAATGGAAGtcactttgggttttttttggttaaaaaacCCCAATCTctgaaaatgtaatgaaaatcaTGCCCCAGGTGACAAATTACTGTTTATCTATTATAGTATTGATAATCCTAAGGCTGAGCGATAGGGATTATATAGAGAGTTCTTCAGGCAGGATGGGAAAATATCTGCTGGTCTTCTTAGAGAACCACTGACCGCTATTATCATAGATTAAGACATATATGCTACATCGTACTTCAATTCACAGTTGTTCTTTAGCCAGAAGAGTTCCATAACATTCAAGTTCAAGTGGAATTTGGCCTGAAAAGTACATGGCAACCTCTTCATATAACTGTATGGTTATATGCTCTCCATAGGCTTCATCTGAAGTGATTAAGAATTTATCAAAGAATGCCGAAGCAGCATTAAGTTTATAAACAATATGATAGCTCTAAGTCCAAAATCTCAGTGTATTGCatatgctattaaaataataattatataaaaaaccCAGTACCTATCCAAAGCAAGGACAAGAGCAGGTATATGTAAGTTAATATCACAGGCTTAGgtaggaggaaaagaaaaaaaaaaaagaaagaaaaaaatcagtacctGTGCAAAATTGCTGATTCCTACTGTTCCGATACCATTTTCAACTGATATCCATTCATGCTTGTCTGTAAATTTGCGGgctaaaatgaaacaaacttgGTATTTCAGAATTACATGACATGTTGCTTGCTGAGATATAATAATACTTTTGCAGGTTTaagccctgcttttttttttttttttttttttttttttttttttatgaggttagttttttgtctgttttccctGGAAAATAAGGCATTCATGACATCTTCAGCGGCACAACAGAAGCTCACTAAGGGTATTGCTGATAGCATTATTAGTTCCTGTGTAATCACAAAGACTGATACAGTACAGGAGCAAAAGGAGTAGTTCTAGTTCACAGAAGTATAAATCAAAAGTGCATACGTGTATTTTACCTACAGCTACTCATCTCCATGATAGCCTAGTGGCTTTTCCAACCTATTCAGTGATTATTTCTGCCAAcccctttattattattaacaagAACAGTGTTAAAGACATGTTGGAAAAATGTGACCATTCCAAAATCTCATTCAAGGTACTGCATACTTAAATAGAGCCATTATTTGCAGTGAAGAGCTGCAACCTAGGCATTTTAAGTGGCTGATCGCCCTCCCTCCTGCTAATATTTTCTGTAAGGTCTGTTTCTCACTTGTTTAATGTTGGCACAGATTTATGTAAAATTAAGGCCAGTCAATATTGAGCAAATTAATAATGCCACTCATACAGGTAACTATTACCTAAGAGAATTTGCTCTCTGTTAATACTGTTACTATAAAATGATTCAGGTGAACTACTATGTTGTTCTTAAAACAAGCATATTTAAGATCCTTTGTAGTGTTTCCACTAAGAttccttctttccattttttttgctttcgTTCTAGTCTTCACTTGTTGCACTAGTCCAATCAGACAAGGGAGATTACAGAACCTGGAGAAGATAACTTCATAAACTGAACTTCCTATGTGCCACATCAGTGCAGCTGAACCTTCCTTTTAGCtccaaaattttcttcttgggCTTCTCCTCTAAGATGGACTTCTGAGCCTCCTTAGAGAAACTAAACTTGACTTTTCAGAGTATccttaatatttgtattttactcaaaatattttgcatgtttattttccatGCAGTAGCaatcagaaaaagcagagatttcagCTAGCATTATTTAAATCTACATAAATTTCTTATGACATATTCTAATGAACAGAGGAAACCAAGTATCTTGTAAATCATTTTAGGTCAAGACACTAAATCCATGGATAATAGCAATGTCATTGGAAATGAGCAATGAACCATGAAAACAGATAATGATGAGGAATTTCAAACCCAAAGTGAATGCTATGTGTGTATATCACAAGGAAGCCAGCCAGTACCTTTTTATGTAGAATAATAATATTGTATAAGATCCATTTAAAAGCAagattagaaaaagagaaagaaggacaGAAGATTTCAGGTTTAATTTAGAACAAAGTAGACTGTTAGAAGAGCACATAAGAAAAATTCTAACCATGTAACATACACTGTAAATAAATCCAAGGCCAAATTAGAGAGAGTTAATAAGTAATCTTAAAATTTGAACTTTGAATTTATGCAATCAGCACATTAAATAAATCAGATTAAACTAATATGAGATGTCAAAGCATACCAAATCCCTTCTGTAAGTATTCTTTTTCAGAAGGGCAGCTGAATTTACTCTAACTTCATCAACTCCAACATgactttgttttcagttcaaCTAGTGGATTCTAAATTCAGATCTTCATTTAATGTAGCTCCCCctctgttaaatatttcataaagatATACCAGAAGAGTAAAGGGAAACTCACACCTCTACAAACAGGCATACAAAATGTTTCCTCTCTGCCTAAAACAAAGGTATGAGTTATGTTATTACCTTCCAGTTATAGCTATAGAAAATGATGGGCTTATTAAACAATTAcagtagtaaaaatatttagctCTTGATTCATCTGATTTgctaataacaaaaatatttctttcacttgcaaaggcagcaggagtcTAGGTTAAAGGGTGAACTTTTATAGTAtattctcctcctcttctccagctctACCTTCTCCTTTGCACTTCTCTTTCCGGAATACTACAGTACAGCAGAGGCATTGGTTAGACTGACCTGAGCTGCTCTAACGTGAACAGGCCCAAGGCCCTGAAAATCTGGCTCAGATTTCCTGCCAGCCTAAACCATTCTAAGTGCTGGAGGCCTGTCTTTACCATCCACACGTTTTTGCCCTCTTGTACTGTTGACAATACTCTTTGAATCCATCAACAAGCTGTTTCAGCATGCTAATTCAAGAAAAAGCTACCCACTTTTGCATGGACTCCATTTTCTCCTTACTCAGCCTGCTCAGTGAAGGTTCTGGCTGGGGccacagcaggagggaaggaCGGCAGCAGTCAGATCAGCTTTGAAAGCTAAAACTGCAGCTTGGTGATGAGGTCAGTGGTGTGGCAATTCAGGGAAGCGAACCAGCTCCTCATGGGATGAGGAATCAGAGGAGCATCAGCACCAAAACAAAGGATAGATGAAACTGCGCTACCAAAAACAGGAAGAGAGCAACTGTCCCTTTCAGCCACGGGATCCGCTACACGGGCTCAGCCATCTTGCGGGGCCGCGCTCCAGTTCTCCCACAGACAAGCCCTGCGCGCGTCCCGCTAGTCTGGATGAGCCAGCAGAGCCCATTCATCCTCGCGCGGCCGCTCTGGCTACGGCCTGCTGTAATCCTAACTGCTCAGAATGAGAGCGGAGTAGTTCACTGGAGCTGCACTGGAGCTCCCAAATCCCCTCTGTTAGGTGGCTCCTGTCTGCACAGGACGGCTAAACCACGTGTGTCGATATAAAGTACCTTTGCATACAAAGCTCTGCCCATGCCGCTGGGGCCTGGCCGGCAGACTTTTACACTTTCATATGACACTGCACACAGGACAGCGAAGTCACTTAAGAACTCATCTCCCGTCACAAATTTCTGAGGTGTGTTAGTACTGACTCCCGGTTAGCGAACAGATGCAGGCAGTGACttgggcagcagctgcagcacagccgCTCGGCTGCAGGCTGCGCCGCAGGCGCCCTCCGCGGCCGCTCAGCTCCGCGCCCCGGCAgcagcggcccccgcgcgcccgcctCGGCCCTGgcggcgcgcagcgccgcgcccgccccgctcccgcagcCCAGCGAGCCCCCCGCGCGGGAAGCCCCAGGAGCTCcgcatggcggcggcggcggcgggggccccctcccccgcggcaCAGCCGGCCCCAGGCACGCCGGGGAGCCCGCACCCTGCGGCCCGCTCCGGAccggccgctccgcgcccggcgggacgagcgccccgcgccgcgccgcgccgcaccgctGCAAACGGCGCCACGCGCGACTCACCCGACAGCAGCAGCGAGCTGGTCGCGAGCCTCCGGGCCGCGAGCACCtgcggcccccgcggccgcagcgcgggcggcCAGAGGCGCGGCGCCAAGGCGGGCGCGACCCGCCGCAGCGCTCCCCACGCCATCTTTGCCGGGCGCCCtcgcgcgggcggcggcgggcggcgccgcgcggcgccgcgggggcggggcgggggcggtggtgacggggggcggggcggggcgggggcggccgcggggggcggggcggcggccgcggggggcggggcggcggccgcggggggcggggcggcggccgcggggggcggggcggcggcggcgggcggggctCGCGCCGCCCTTGCGGGTGccgctgcgcggcgcggggcggagTTCCGGCTCGCCTGCAGCCTGCCGCCGGCGAACGTGGCGTTTTAAGTCCTCTGCAGAAGTTTGAGTCGCGGATCGGTAACTGGATGCCGTCTTTTGATGGCGCCTCACTGACAGCTGTTGGTGTTAGCCAAACAGTGCAACAAATGCTTGGTGTCTATTAAATACAGATGCTAAGTCTACAGGAAGTATGCACTTGgggacattttattttagatttagtATTACTTTTCAGCTAGTACACCATAATAGCATCAGGCAGCAAAAGTTTATTGGTTGAATGGCGCAGCTCTTGAAAGGACAGCATTTTAGTCAGAAGCCACTAAATCTAGCCACTGCAGCTGATAGTCAAAAAGTAAACTCGTTCATCCATGaacaaagcagtttttcatTATGGTTACCAATTTATTGTTGATACGTTATTCCAGCTGACCATTAGTGATtggcttctcttccttcttgcaTTTAATcccaaagaaactgaaaagtttCATTAGCATTAGATCAACAATCTCCTCTTCTTCTGAAGCCTGAAagaatataacagaaaaaagttGCTAGGACACACAGACTAGAAACCTATAGTCTCTGCTGAAACCAGAAAAGTTACAAGAGAAAATCTGCACTTGACATGAAGTGAGCCAAATGTCACTCTAAGCAGAGGGTGAATATCTGCCAAAGCAGAACatcacacaaatattttttatcaaGATGAGAGTCCCAGATAGCCTGTAGGTGAATATGTACATAATAGAAGAAATTTTGACTCTGTCAAAGCCTGTGGAAATCTTGCCACTGGAGCCTGGAGTTCACTAGCTAACTGCCATACAACTAGTGGTATATATAACTAGCAGCCCCTCATTTCTAGATACCACAAATGAGAAGGACAAGCATATCTTATTTTCTATTGgtcatttcatttgctttcttctcccttaACTTCGTTTACAAAGTAAAGTATTCATTAAGGATTTTTGGTCAGTGACGAAGCGCTAAGCTGGATTTCACACCATGCTATCAATAACTTGAAAGGGTCAGATGCTTACAGCGATTTTAAAAGGGAGCTGTATAGTCCTCATGAAGATGCTAGTAGTTTTGGCACTAATTTAGATGAAGCTAGGATACGAGTCCaaggttgttgttgttgttttttttttttttttctggatttagTATGTGAACATAATATAGACTACAAATAAGATTTGGTACTAACTCTGAACACAGACCCATCTGAATGGAAATGGACAGTGTGAATCTGCAGAGTCTGAAGTGTTCTTTATGCATAAATGTTGACTTCTTAAGAGCGGACAGGGTTTACATGCATTTCGTCAGCTGGTGAAACGCCTAAGTCATGTGTACGTACACACTGCacaagaaatgttaaaaaacagcagaagagctTAGATGAACACACCTGGTAATGCTTCTGCTCCTCACTGAAAGCAACCAGAATCACTGAAATGAACAAATTCAGCACCACAAATGTCATGAAAATGATGCAGGATCCAATTAAGAAGGAGCCTAAAATTGGATTGTAGTCCAAGACCTGTAGTATTAATAAGATAACGCATCATATTTTGGTTATAACAAAAGAGTATACATATAAGCAGCTTAACACTAAAAAAGGAGTTTGTCAGTTTGAAAATCCTTGGAgctaataaattattaatatataatatatttatatatatttatacacatatttttctcctttagtcATTTTCATACTTTGATACAGTATAGTACAAACAATAgagtatttttatgtatatgatatataaatatggacaatcttttttttaatgcatgtcaGCATAATAGTGTGAAAGTTTTGTGTTAAAGCTGGCAATCCTGGAGATTTGTTTATCCACAGAACAAACAGCTTAAGCTCCATCATGCTTCAGCTATCAAAGTATAGATGAGATTTCTAT includes these proteins:
- the GCSH gene encoding glycine cleavage system H protein, mitochondrial, with translation MAWGALRRVAPALAPRLWPPALRPRGPQVLAARRLATSSLLLSARKFTDKHEWISVENGIGTVGISNFAQEALGDVVYCSLPEVGTKLNKHDEFGALESVKAASELYSPLTGEVTEINAALAENPGLVNKSCYQDGWLIKMTVENPTELDELMNEDAYERYIKSIED